Proteins from one Pontibacter kalidii genomic window:
- a CDS encoding heavy metal translocating P-type ATPase: MEKLKIEIPLLLPQVPDEKDRCVRELMDRLQGREGIESVHVSNGQEDGVPQLCFHYNPEEISMARIEALARQTGASLAEKIGHRLLAVDGIRHARHARHLEQALQQSEGVIQASVAPTGMVRLEFDRSSTSEGEIISTLRKEGVNVLDASVSAEDYTRQTGGRVAEAEAEGHQRLKKKMEPGSDHTHEHGGIFGKNTELIFSIICGVLLGTGFGLSFVEGAADWVSLSLYIGAYFFGGFFTTKEAVEEILKRNFEIDFLMLVAAIGAAILGEWAEGALLLFLFSMGHALEHYAMNKARKSIAALAELAPKTALLKRNGKTEEVGIETLRLGDVIVVKPNSKISADGVVVKGRSSVNQAPITGESVPADKLPVEDPEQDFGPDSEIRAESRVFSGTINGNNTLEIKVTKEAKDSTLSRLVQLVNEAQTQKSPTQRFTDKFEKHFVPSVLLLVLLLNFAFLVVDEPFRASFYRAMAVLVAASPCALAISTPSAVLSGVARAARGGVLIKGGRPLEDLGVLTALAFDKTGTLTEGKPKLTHVIPVSDIQEHDLLKKAVAVEALSNHPLARAIVRDGKGRLKGMPVPNAEDLEAVLGKGIKASLEGNRIYIGNLELFEELDAVKPGEELIDRVQALEAAGNTTMLVRENDRYIGILALMDTPRAAAKATLEELRKIGIKRMIMLTGDNQKVADAVAAEIGLTDAWGSLLPEEKVNAIKELRQKESKVAMVGDGVNDAPAMANSTVGIAMGAAGSDVALETADIALMSDKLENLPFAIGLSRKSRSIIKQNLWVSLGIVALLIPATILGLANIGVAVLIHEGSTLLVVFNALRLLAYQKK; the protein is encoded by the coding sequence ATGGAGAAGCTCAAAATAGAAATCCCCCTCCTTTTACCCCAAGTGCCGGATGAAAAAGACCGCTGTGTACGTGAGCTAATGGACCGGCTGCAGGGCCGGGAAGGCATAGAAAGCGTGCATGTCTCCAACGGGCAGGAGGATGGCGTGCCGCAGCTTTGCTTTCACTATAATCCGGAAGAGATTTCCATGGCCCGCATCGAGGCGCTGGCCAGGCAAACTGGAGCTTCACTGGCTGAAAAAATTGGGCATAGGCTCCTGGCAGTAGACGGTATTCGCCATGCTCGCCATGCCCGCCACCTAGAGCAGGCTTTACAACAGTCAGAGGGGGTGATTCAGGCTTCCGTTGCCCCCACAGGCATGGTGCGACTAGAGTTCGATAGGTCCAGCACCAGTGAAGGAGAAATTATCTCTACTCTAAGGAAGGAAGGCGTGAATGTTCTGGACGCCTCTGTTAGTGCTGAAGACTATACACGCCAAACTGGAGGTCGTGTAGCGGAGGCAGAAGCAGAAGGGCACCAAAGGTTAAAAAAGAAAATGGAGCCAGGCAGCGACCACACGCACGAGCATGGGGGCATCTTTGGCAAGAACACCGAGCTGATCTTTTCCATTATCTGTGGTGTGCTGTTAGGTACGGGCTTCGGCTTGAGCTTCGTGGAGGGTGCGGCGGATTGGGTAAGCCTCTCGCTCTACATTGGAGCCTACTTTTTTGGAGGCTTTTTTACCACCAAGGAGGCGGTGGAGGAGATACTTAAAAGGAACTTTGAGATAGACTTCCTGATGCTGGTGGCAGCTATCGGGGCCGCTATCCTGGGAGAGTGGGCCGAGGGGGCGCTGCTGCTGTTCCTCTTCAGCATGGGGCACGCCCTGGAGCATTATGCTATGAACAAAGCCCGCAAGTCCATTGCAGCGCTGGCGGAGCTGGCGCCCAAAACAGCCTTGCTCAAACGGAATGGCAAAACCGAAGAGGTGGGCATCGAGACTCTTCGCTTGGGCGATGTGATCGTGGTGAAGCCTAATAGCAAGATTTCGGCGGACGGGGTGGTGGTCAAAGGACGCAGCAGCGTGAACCAGGCTCCTATTACGGGCGAGAGTGTGCCTGCGGATAAGCTGCCGGTAGAGGACCCGGAGCAGGACTTTGGGCCGGATAGTGAGATCAGGGCCGAAAGCCGCGTGTTCTCCGGGACTATCAACGGGAATAACACGTTGGAAATAAAAGTGACCAAAGAAGCAAAGGACTCCACTTTATCACGCCTGGTACAGCTGGTGAACGAGGCTCAAACCCAAAAGTCCCCCACCCAGCGCTTTACCGATAAATTTGAGAAGCACTTCGTGCCCTCCGTACTCCTGCTGGTGCTGCTGCTGAACTTTGCCTTTTTGGTCGTCGACGAACCGTTCAGAGCGAGCTTTTACAGGGCGATGGCCGTGTTAGTGGCAGCCAGTCCCTGCGCCCTGGCCATTTCCACGCCAAGCGCCGTACTGAGCGGCGTAGCGCGCGCCGCTCGCGGAGGTGTCCTCATTAAAGGAGGCCGCCCATTAGAAGACCTGGGTGTGCTGACCGCACTGGCCTTCGATAAAACCGGCACACTGACAGAAGGCAAACCTAAGCTCACGCACGTTATTCCAGTTAGTGACATACAGGAGCATGATCTCCTGAAAAAAGCCGTCGCCGTGGAGGCGCTGAGTAACCATCCGCTGGCCAGGGCTATCGTCAGGGACGGAAAGGGAAGGTTGAAAGGCATGCCTGTTCCCAATGCGGAGGACCTAGAGGCTGTGCTGGGGAAAGGCATCAAAGCCTCCCTCGAGGGGAACAGGATTTATATCGGCAACCTGGAGCTCTTCGAGGAACTGGATGCCGTAAAGCCTGGAGAGGAGCTGATAGACAGAGTGCAGGCTTTGGAGGCAGCGGGAAACACCACCATGCTGGTGCGCGAAAATGACCGCTATATCGGTATACTGGCCTTGATGGACACGCCGCGTGCAGCGGCAAAGGCCACCTTGGAGGAGCTCAGGAAGATAGGTATCAAGCGGATGATCATGCTCACCGGCGACAACCAGAAGGTAGCGGACGCAGTGGCTGCGGAAATCGGCCTCACTGACGCCTGGGGTAGCCTGTTGCCTGAAGAGAAGGTGAACGCCATAAAAGAGCTTCGCCAAAAAGAGAGCAAAGTAGCGATGGTGGGGGACGGGGTAAACGATGCCCCGGCTATGGCCAACAGCACGGTTGGCATCGCGATGGGGGCCGCTGGGTCGGATGTGGCTTTGGAAACCGCCGACATTGCCCTGATGTCCGACAAGCTGGAGAACCTTCCCTTTGCCATTGGGCTGAGCCGCAAGTCCAGGAGCATCATCAAGCAGAACCTTTGGGTAAGCCTGGGCATAGTGGCGCTTTTGATCCCCGCCACCATTCTGGGCCTCGCTAACATCGGCGTGGCGGTGCTGATTCATGAGGGGTCTACCCTGCTGGTAGTCTTCAACGCCTTGCGGCTTCTGGCATATCAGAAAAAGTAA
- a CDS encoding heavy metal translocating P-type ATPase, with protein MNSEDSKNKAIETGFKPLEITSPRTAEAPGPNVGAECCSTDGRTKVKGAQEHEEAEEEAKASYIPTAISLVLLLGGILLDYLDTPWFTGYLRFAVYSIAYVLVGWRVVWHAIKSLRSSFFNEFFLMSMATLGAFYIGEYAEGVAVMLFYVIGEHFQEAAVLRSRRSIKALIDNRPDEVGLVTANGVLTVKAKEVQVGDVVQVKAGEKVALDGELLSERSSFNTAALTGESKPDTKKQGETVLAGMINLDRVIELKVTSAYENSALSKILQLVEEAGSRKAKTQQLITRLAKVYTPVVFFLALGLTFIPYFFVEAYDFNQWLYRALVFLVISCPCALVISIPLGYFGGIGAASRNGILFKGANFLDLMTQVDTVVMDKTGTLTEGVFKVQRVETLLDDKAWFLEAVAGLESKSTHPIAQAIVSEVGLTYQSLSVRNVEEISGHGLKGQVEGRQLLVGNTRLLDKYSIVYDSSVKEIVETIVLVAVDGTYAGYITIADKVKEDAPLAVRRMRELGVNKLVMLSGDKESIVQKVAGELQLDEAYGGLLPQDKVSEVEKLKAEGRTVAFVGDGINDAPVITLADVGMAMGGLGSDAAIETADVVIQTDHPSKIATAIDIGKKTKQVVWQNITLAFVVKAIVLILGAGGLASLWEAVFADVGVAFLAILNAVRIQRMKFK; from the coding sequence ATGAACAGTGAAGACAGCAAGAATAAAGCGATAGAGACGGGTTTCAAGCCCCTGGAGATCACTTCCCCGAGGACAGCGGAAGCACCAGGGCCGAATGTGGGGGCAGAATGCTGCTCTACAGATGGAAGAACAAAAGTTAAGGGGGCTCAGGAGCATGAGGAGGCAGAAGAAGAGGCAAAGGCTTCCTACATCCCCACGGCCATCAGCCTTGTCCTGCTACTGGGAGGCATTTTGCTTGACTACCTGGACACCCCTTGGTTTACAGGTTACCTTCGTTTTGCAGTTTACAGTATAGCCTATGTGCTGGTGGGCTGGCGGGTGGTGTGGCATGCCATCAAAAGCCTGCGTTCCAGCTTCTTCAATGAGTTTTTCCTGATGAGCATGGCTACGTTGGGTGCCTTCTATATTGGCGAATATGCAGAAGGAGTTGCTGTGATGCTTTTCTATGTCATAGGTGAGCACTTCCAGGAAGCAGCTGTGCTGCGCTCCAGGCGTTCTATCAAGGCACTCATCGACAACAGGCCGGATGAGGTTGGGCTCGTGACCGCTAATGGGGTATTGACGGTGAAGGCGAAAGAGGTGCAAGTGGGGGATGTAGTACAGGTGAAGGCCGGCGAAAAGGTGGCTTTGGACGGGGAGCTGCTCTCTGAACGATCCTCCTTCAACACCGCCGCCCTGACAGGCGAGTCTAAACCAGATACTAAAAAGCAGGGCGAGACGGTGCTGGCCGGGATGATTAACCTGGACCGGGTAATCGAGCTGAAGGTAACTTCTGCTTATGAAAACAGTGCCCTTTCCAAAATATTGCAGCTGGTGGAGGAGGCCGGTAGCCGCAAGGCCAAAACGCAGCAGCTTATCACCCGTCTGGCCAAAGTGTACACGCCTGTTGTCTTCTTCCTCGCCCTTGGCCTCACTTTCATCCCCTACTTCTTCGTGGAGGCTTATGATTTTAATCAGTGGCTCTACCGGGCGTTGGTCTTCTTGGTCATCTCCTGCCCCTGCGCGCTGGTGATATCCATCCCGCTCGGCTACTTCGGGGGCATCGGAGCCGCCTCACGTAACGGCATCCTGTTTAAGGGGGCTAATTTCCTGGACCTAATGACGCAGGTAGACACGGTAGTGATGGACAAGACCGGCACGCTGACCGAGGGGGTATTTAAGGTACAGCGAGTAGAGACATTACTGGATGATAAGGCCTGGTTCCTGGAGGCTGTAGCCGGACTGGAGAGTAAATCCACGCACCCGATCGCCCAGGCTATTGTTTCAGAAGTGGGGCTGACCTACCAGAGCCTCTCGGTGAGAAACGTGGAGGAGATTTCCGGTCATGGACTGAAGGGCCAAGTGGAGGGCAGGCAGCTGCTGGTGGGAAATACCCGATTGCTGGATAAGTACAGTATTGTCTATGATTCCAGCGTGAAGGAGATAGTGGAAACGATCGTGTTGGTGGCCGTAGACGGAACCTATGCAGGTTACATCACCATTGCTGATAAAGTTAAAGAGGACGCTCCCTTGGCTGTGAGGAGAATGCGTGAGCTGGGGGTGAATAAGCTGGTGATGCTTTCCGGTGACAAGGAGAGCATCGTGCAGAAGGTTGCTGGTGAGCTGCAACTGGATGAGGCATATGGAGGCCTACTGCCGCAGGATAAAGTAAGCGAAGTGGAGAAGCTGAAAGCAGAGGGCAGGACAGTTGCCTTCGTGGGCGACGGAATCAACGATGCGCCGGTGATCACACTGGCCGATGTGGGCATGGCTATGGGGGGGCTTGGCTCGGACGCAGCCATTGAGACGGCGGACGTGGTGATCCAGACAGACCACCCTTCCAAGATCGCTACGGCCATCGACATTGGCAAGAAGACCAAGCAGGTCGTGTGGCAGAACATCACGCTGGCCTTCGTGGTGAAAGCCATCGTGCTGATCTTGGGGGCTGGCGGCCTGGCCAGTCTATGGGAGGCCGTGTTTGCCGACGTGGGCGTCGCTTTCCTGGCCATACTGAACGCAGTACGGATCCAGCGAATGAAGTTTAAATAA
- a CDS encoding efflux RND transporter periplasmic adaptor subunit, with protein MKRILNINLFFIAGLLFFSSCNEETAPTHEAEQEQEAGHGEEENPNVAELTAEQYRVAGIALGKPEMRNLSKGLVVTGQLEVPPQSTASVSAPMGGFVKGTSLLEGERVKKGQLIARIENPDFVTLQQDYLEAKSRLGFMEQEYQRQKELAEEQVTAAKTFQQTTAEYRSLQARVQGLEEKLRIIGVNPSSLRAGGISRILPIYAPIDGYVTFINASVGQYVAPTDVLFRIADTDKMFVELTVFEKDVAALKVGQPVWYALPNEQAAQRVATIHLIGKEISQERTIQVLAQMKEQDKELTPGMFVKANVELNGQQVLALPETAVVQDAGNDYIFLFTGEEKEGEAVMKRFRMVPIEKGVAESGYVQVALPAGVDTASANFVTKGAYSLLSKMRNSEDEGGHH; from the coding sequence ATGAAAAGGATTCTGAACATAAATCTATTTTTTATCGCAGGCTTACTGTTTTTCTCCTCGTGCAATGAGGAAACTGCCCCTACCCATGAAGCAGAACAGGAGCAGGAAGCTGGCCACGGTGAAGAGGAAAACCCCAACGTAGCGGAACTGACCGCGGAGCAGTACCGGGTGGCAGGCATTGCGCTGGGCAAGCCGGAAATGCGCAACCTCAGCAAAGGCCTCGTTGTGACGGGGCAATTGGAAGTACCACCTCAGAGCACGGCCTCGGTGAGCGCCCCTATGGGGGGATTCGTCAAGGGTACCAGTCTGCTGGAAGGGGAGCGCGTGAAGAAAGGGCAGCTGATCGCCAGGATCGAGAACCCTGATTTTGTGACCCTGCAACAGGATTACCTGGAGGCAAAAAGTAGGTTAGGCTTTATGGAGCAGGAATACCAAAGGCAGAAGGAACTGGCGGAAGAACAAGTAACGGCCGCCAAGACCTTCCAGCAGACAACAGCCGAATACAGAAGCCTGCAGGCACGTGTGCAGGGATTGGAGGAAAAGCTAAGGATTATCGGAGTCAATCCAAGCTCCCTAAGAGCGGGCGGTATTAGCCGTATACTTCCCATATATGCCCCCATTGATGGGTATGTCACATTCATAAACGCAAGTGTCGGCCAGTATGTCGCCCCCACGGATGTGCTGTTCCGGATAGCGGATACAGATAAAATGTTTGTGGAGCTTACTGTATTTGAAAAAGATGTAGCTGCCTTAAAAGTTGGGCAGCCTGTCTGGTACGCCTTGCCAAATGAGCAGGCGGCGCAGCGTGTGGCCACGATTCACCTTATTGGCAAAGAGATAAGCCAGGAGCGAACGATTCAGGTACTGGCTCAGATGAAAGAGCAGGACAAAGAGCTGACTCCGGGGATGTTTGTGAAGGCCAATGTCGAGCTTAACGGACAGCAGGTATTAGCCTTACCGGAAACGGCTGTGGTCCAGGATGCGGGGAATGACTACATCTTCCTCTTCACAGGAGAGGAGAAAGAAGGTGAGGCAGTCATGAAGCGCTTCAGGATGGTACCGATAGAAAAAGGCGTGGCAGAGAGCGGTTACGTGCAGGTGGCGCTTCCTGCCGGTGTAGATACGGCCTCAGCAAATTTCGTCACCAAAGGAGCCTATTCACTGCTCTCGAAGATGCGCAATTCAGAGGACGAGGGCGGACATCATTAA
- a CDS encoding AlbA family DNA-binding domain-containing protein encodes MSVKSKILWIVAWIAVAMVSLYPLMLSVGNIEAPHKQKSWLGEVVLIIQGNFSFQDSEQYILWLLLGLLLAIFLLRVATGNKKLQAIREFQVVRQIMGLIKVGETQVVALLPRMLGAPGQSKFSSGPALAVASTMAGLMNTQGGFLFIGVDKDGSCRGMEEDYKVLGNSGRENFRQHLLQVVESVLEPSCCALLKVSFQVVEGKDICRIQVKRASFPVYVHVGERSHFYIREGVSTRELEVTEALEYIERMS; translated from the coding sequence ATGAGTGTAAAGTCAAAAATACTATGGATAGTGGCATGGATAGCAGTTGCTATGGTATCCCTATACCCACTGATGCTTTCTGTGGGCAACATCGAGGCGCCACATAAGCAGAAGTCTTGGCTGGGAGAAGTTGTCCTGATAATTCAGGGCAACTTCTCCTTTCAAGATTCAGAGCAATACATCCTCTGGCTGCTGCTTGGGCTCTTATTAGCAATCTTCCTCCTGAGAGTAGCAACCGGTAATAAAAAGCTTCAGGCAATAAGGGAGTTTCAGGTCGTAAGGCAAATCATGGGCCTCATTAAAGTGGGAGAGACTCAGGTTGTTGCCCTACTGCCAAGAATGCTGGGAGCTCCTGGGCAATCAAAGTTCTCATCTGGTCCGGCGCTGGCTGTAGCTAGTACAATGGCAGGCTTGATGAACACGCAAGGGGGCTTTCTTTTTATTGGCGTGGACAAGGACGGCAGCTGTAGGGGAATGGAAGAAGACTATAAGGTTTTGGGAAACTCAGGCCGCGAGAATTTTCGTCAGCACCTCCTGCAGGTGGTAGAAAGCGTGTTGGAACCTAGCTGCTGCGCACTGTTAAAGGTAAGCTTCCAGGTAGTTGAGGGAAAAGACATTTGTCGTATACAGGTAAAACGTGCTTCCTTCCCTGTCTACGTGCACGTGGGTGAGCGCTCGCATTTTTATATCCGGGAGGGCGTAAGCACCCGGGAACTAGAGGTAACAGAGGCCCTGGAGTATATTGAAAGAATGAGCTAG
- the lpdA gene encoding dihydrolipoyl dehydrogenase, which yields MEKYDAVIIGSGPGGYVCAIRCAQLGLKTALIEKYSTLGGTCLNVGCIPSKAWLEASEHYHRLVHDFPKFGVTFENPAVDIAKMNGRVKAVVEEIINGVSFLMKKNKVTVYQGTGTIKDKNTVKITQESGTQTIESANIVIATGSKPSSLPNVALDKERIISSTEALSLTEIPKHMIVIGGGVIGVELGSVFNRLGAKVTVVEYMDTLIGAMDLALGKELQRSLRKQGIEFLLQHKVTEVIRTGEEVTVTAQALESKEEISLTGDYCLMAVGRRPYTTDLGLENIGIGTDGKGMIPVNEQLQTAVPGIYAIGDVIKGAMLAHKASEEGVFVAETIAGQRPLINYNLIPSIVYTAPEVAGVGVTEEQLREQGIAYKVGSFPFKANARAKISMDTDGFIKVLASAQTDEILGVHMIGPRIADTYVEAVVAMEYRASAEDIARMTHGHPTFSESFKEACLAATGGRAVHM from the coding sequence ATGGAAAAATATGATGCAGTTATTATTGGCTCCGGCCCTGGGGGTTATGTATGTGCCATCCGATGTGCCCAGCTTGGTCTCAAGACAGCCCTTATAGAAAAATACAGCACCCTTGGCGGCACCTGCCTGAATGTGGGGTGCATACCGTCTAAAGCGTGGCTGGAGGCATCGGAGCACTACCATAGGCTAGTGCATGACTTCCCGAAGTTCGGGGTGACTTTTGAGAATCCTGCTGTGGACATCGCTAAGATGAACGGGCGCGTGAAAGCAGTGGTAGAAGAGATTATCAATGGGGTTTCCTTCTTAATGAAAAAGAACAAAGTGACCGTGTATCAAGGGACAGGCACGATCAAAGATAAAAACACTGTTAAAATCACCCAAGAATCCGGTACACAAACTATAGAATCCGCTAATATCGTCATAGCCACAGGCTCAAAACCCAGTTCCCTTCCTAATGTCGCGCTGGATAAGGAGCGGATCATAAGCTCTACGGAAGCGCTATCCTTAACAGAAATCCCTAAACACATGATCGTGATCGGAGGGGGAGTTATTGGGGTGGAGCTTGGATCAGTCTTCAACCGCTTGGGGGCCAAAGTAACGGTGGTGGAATATATGGACACCCTGATTGGCGCAATGGATTTGGCACTGGGCAAAGAACTGCAGCGGTCTCTCCGGAAGCAGGGGATAGAATTTCTTTTGCAGCACAAGGTAACAGAGGTGATACGTACTGGTGAAGAAGTGACGGTGACCGCGCAGGCGCTTGAATCTAAGGAAGAAATTTCCCTGACAGGAGACTACTGCCTGATGGCGGTAGGCCGCAGGCCTTATACCACTGATTTAGGGCTAGAGAATATTGGCATCGGGACAGACGGAAAGGGCATGATACCGGTGAATGAACAACTGCAGACAGCTGTTCCAGGCATTTATGCCATAGGAGATGTTATAAAGGGCGCTATGCTGGCGCATAAGGCCAGCGAAGAAGGTGTTTTTGTGGCAGAAACCATAGCAGGCCAGCGACCCCTCATTAACTATAACCTTATCCCCAGTATCGTGTATACAGCGCCGGAAGTGGCCGGAGTAGGCGTCACGGAAGAGCAGCTCCGGGAGCAGGGCATCGCCTACAAGGTGGGTTCTTTCCCGTTCAAAGCAAATGCCCGGGCCAAGATAAGCATGGATACGGACGGCTTTATCAAGGTGCTGGCATCCGCGCAAACAGACGAAATACTGGGTGTGCATATGATCGGTCCCCGTATCGCCGATACCTACGTGGAGGCCGTCGTGGCCATGGAGTACAGGGCTTCTGCAGAGGACATCGCACGCATGACGCACGGACACCCTACCTTCTCAGAGTCTTTCAAAGAGGCTTGCTTGGCGGCCACAGGGGGCAGGGCTGTTCACATGTAA